In Cuculus canorus isolate bCucCan1 chromosome 27, bCucCan1.pri, whole genome shotgun sequence, the following proteins share a genomic window:
- the FZR1 gene encoding fizzy-related protein homolog codes for MDQDYERRLLRQINIQNENTMPCVAEMRRTLTPSNSPMSSPSKHGDRFIPSRAGANWSINFHRINENEKSPSQNRKAKDATSDNGKDGLAYSALLKNELLGAGIEKVQDPQTEDRRLQPSTPEKKSLFTYSLSTKRSSPDDGNEVSPYSLSPVSNKSQKLLRSPRKPTRKISKIPFKVLDAPELQDDFYLNLVDWSSLNVLSVGLGTCVYLWSACTSQVTRLCDLSVEGDSVTSVGWSERGNLVAVGTHKGFVQIWDAAAGKKLSMLEGHTARVGALAWNADQLSSGSRDRMILQRDIRTPPLQSERRLQGHRQEVCGLKWSTDHQLLASGGNDNKLLVWNHSSLSPVQQYTEHLAAVKAIAWSPHQHGLLASGGGTADRCIRFWNTLTGQPLQCIDTGSQVCNLAWSKHANELVSTHGYSQNQILVWKYPSLTQVAKLTGHSYRVLYLAMSPDGEAIVTGAGDETLRFWNVFSKTRSTKESVSVLNLFTRIR; via the exons ATGGACCAGGATTATGAGAGGCGCCTCCTACGCCAAATCAACATACAGAATGAAAACACAATGCCTTGC GTAGCAGAGATGAGAAGAACCCTGACACCTTCCAATTCTCCGATGTCTTCTCCGAGTAAGCATGGCGACAGATTCATTCCCTCAAGAGCTGGGGCCAACTGGAGCATCAACTTCCACAGAATAAAT gaaaatgaaaaatcaccaagtcaaaacagaaaagcaaaggatgcTACATCAGACAATGGCAAAG ATGGCCTTGCTTACTCTGCCTTGCTGAAGAACGAACTCTTAGGAGCAGGGATTGAGAAAGTGCAGGACCCACAGACAGAAGACAGGAGGCTGCAGCCGTCCACCCCAGAGAAGAAGTCTCTCTTCACT TATTCGCTCAGCACAAAACGCTCCAGTCCAGATGATGGCAACGAGGTCTCACCGTATTCCCTGTCTCCTGTCAGCAACAAAAG TCAGAAGCTACTACGGTCACCTCGAAAACCGACTCGGAAAATCTCCAAGATTCCTTTCAAAGTGCTGGAtgccccagagctgcaggacGATTTCTACCTGAACCTGGTGGACTGGTCCTCTCTTAACGTCCTCAGCGTTGGCCTTGGGACTTGTGTTTACCTGTGGAGCGCTTGCACCAGCCAG GTAACCCGACTGTGTGATCTCTCTGTGGAAGGAGATTCAGTAACATCTGTGGGCTGGTCAGAACGG GGGAACTTGGTAGCCGTTGGCACTCACAAGGGCTTTGTACAGATCTGGgatgcagctgcaggaaaaaagctCTCCATGCTAGAGGGGCACACGGCCAGAGTCG GTGCCTTGGCATGGAACGCAGACCAGCTGTCTTCTGGGAGCCGAGACAGGATGATCCTCCAGAGAGACATCCGCACCCCGCCCCTGCAGTCTGAGCGGCGGCTCCAGGGCCACAGGCAGGAGGTCTGTGGGCTCAAATGGTCTACGGACCACCAGCTCCTGGCCTCCGGAGGAAACGATAATAAG ctccttgTCTGGAACCACTCCAGTCTGAGTCCCGTCCAACAATACACAGAGCATCTTGCAGCAGTAAAAGCTATCGCCTGGTCTCCACACCAGCATGGGCTCCTTGCCTCTGGTGGTGGGACAGCCGACCGCTGCATACGCTTCTGGAACACGCTCACCGGGCAGCCTTTGCAGTGCATTGACACCGGGTCACAAGTGTGCAACCTGGCCTGGTCGAAACATGCCAATGAGCTG GTGAGTACCCATGGATACTCGCAGAACCAGATCCTTGTCTGGAAATACCCCTCGTTAACTCAAGTAGCAAAGCTAACAGGGCACTCATACAGAGTGCTGTATCTG GCAATGTCCCCTGATGGGGAAGCCATAGTTACAGGAGCTGGAGATGAAACCTTGCGCTTCTGGAACGTCTTCAGTAAAACTCGCTCGACGAAG GAATCTGTGTCCGTTCTCAACCTCTTCACCAGGATACGATAA